One window from the genome of Methanothermobacter sp. K4 encodes:
- a CDS encoding methanogenesis marker 15 protein, with translation MVKIAQISCGTDYSGVQKEIEKAARTFGAEIVIPEADLDYIDEAYEKFGFNCASSSIKLMIARAMSIVEGKTDADAVFIATCFRCAEGALVRNEIRRFIQQNTRLPVVTYSFTERTKADELFIRMEALSTIVARKSILAREKQEGLTLGIDSGSTTTKVVLMEDNEVIGTGWLPTTDVLGSAEKGIEEALAGTGYTLKDLDGIGVTGYGRLTIGKHYGADLIQEELSVNSKGAVFLADHQKGEATVLDIGGMDNKVITVNDGIPDNFTMGGICAGASGRFLEITARRLGVEIDELGGLALKGDYRKAMLNSYCIVFGIQDLVTALAAGVSREDAAAAACHSVAEQVYEQQLQEIDVREPLIQVGGTSLIEGLVKAVSDILGGIDVIVPPYSQHIGAVGAALLVSGMKDISEG, from the coding sequence ATGGTTAAAATAGCCCAGATTTCATGCGGAACCGACTACAGCGGTGTTCAGAAGGAAATTGAAAAGGCAGCGAGGACTTTCGGGGCCGAAATAGTGATCCCCGAGGCCGACCTTGACTACATAGACGAGGCCTATGAAAAATTTGGGTTCAACTGCGCCAGTTCAAGCATAAAACTCATGATAGCAAGGGCAATGTCAATCGTTGAGGGCAAAACAGATGCCGACGCGGTTTTCATAGCAACATGCTTCAGATGCGCAGAGGGGGCCCTTGTAAGGAACGAGATAAGGAGGTTCATACAGCAGAACACAAGGCTCCCTGTTGTAACCTACTCCTTCACAGAGAGAACAAAGGCCGATGAGCTGTTCATACGTATGGAGGCACTCTCCACAATAGTGGCAAGGAAGAGCATACTTGCAAGGGAGAAACAGGAGGGCCTCACCCTTGGAATCGATTCAGGTTCAACAACCACCAAGGTAGTTCTGATGGAGGATAACGAGGTCATAGGGACAGGATGGCTCCCCACAACCGATGTACTTGGCTCCGCAGAGAAGGGTATAGAGGAGGCCCTGGCAGGTACAGGCTACACACTCAAGGACCTTGATGGGATAGGAGTCACAGGCTACGGCAGGTTAACCATAGGTAAACATTACGGGGCCGACCTCATACAGGAGGAGCTGAGTGTAAACTCCAAGGGTGCCGTGTTCCTTGCAGACCACCAGAAGGGGGAGGCAACGGTCCTTGATATAGGGGGTATGGACAACAAGGTCATAACAGTAAACGATGGCATACCCGACAACTTCACCATGGGGGGTATCTGCGCCGGTGCATCAGGACGTTTCCTGGAGATAACAGCCAGGAGGCTTGGAGTGGAGATAGATGAACTTGGTGGTCTGGCACTGAAGGGTGACTACAGGAAGGCGATGCTCAACAGCTACTGCATAGTCTTTGGTATACAGGACCTTGTAACCGCACTTGCAGCGGGAGTTTCAAGGGAGGACGCAGCAGCAGCTGCATGCCACTCTGTGGCTGAACAGGTATATGAACAGCAGCTCCAGGAGATAGATGTGAGAGAACCCCTCATACAGGTGGGTGGAACATCCCTTATAGAGGGCCTTGTTAAGGCAGTAAGTGATATCCTGGGTGGTATCGATGTTATCGTACCCCCCTATTCACAGCACATAGGCGCAGTTGGAGCGGCCCTCCTTGTTTCCGGCATGAAAGACATCAGCGAGGGTTAA
- the mtnA gene encoding S-methyl-5-thioribose-1-phosphate isomerase → MKTLEWKDNRLILIDQRKLPDSLEYFQCENYRDVIYAIKNMVVRGAPAIGVTAAFGVALADLAGEDTEIAAEEIRSSRPTAVNLFWAVERVMKAGSPLDEALKIYREDMETNRAIGAHGASIIHDGDTILTHCNAGALACVDYGTALGVVRAARDQGKNVMVICDETRPVGQGARLSVWEMQQEGIPVKLIADVAAGYLMQRGMIDKVIIGADRVAEGGVANKIGSLMVALAAKRFNVPFYVAAPLSTFDRENSIYDVEIEERGAEEVLYYGGCRIAPENTEAINPAFDIVPSDLIDGIITEEGIVDPL, encoded by the coding sequence ATGAAGACACTGGAATGGAAGGATAATCGACTCATCCTTATAGATCAGAGAAAACTTCCCGATTCACTGGAGTACTTTCAGTGTGAAAACTACCGGGACGTCATATATGCAATAAAAAACATGGTTGTAAGGGGAGCCCCGGCTATTGGGGTAACAGCAGCGTTTGGAGTTGCCCTGGCAGACCTTGCAGGCGAGGACACTGAAATTGCTGCAGAGGAGATAAGGTCGTCAAGGCCAACTGCTGTGAACCTTTTCTGGGCGGTGGAACGTGTTATGAAAGCTGGTTCCCCACTTGATGAGGCTCTGAAGATTTACAGGGAGGATATGGAGACCAACAGGGCCATAGGGGCTCATGGGGCCAGCATAATCCATGATGGCGATACAATCTTAACCCACTGCAATGCAGGTGCCCTTGCCTGTGTTGACTACGGAACGGCCCTTGGCGTTGTGAGGGCCGCCAGGGATCAGGGAAAGAATGTAATGGTCATATGTGATGAGACGAGACCAGTGGGGCAGGGTGCCCGTTTGAGTGTCTGGGAGATGCAGCAGGAGGGCATACCTGTTAAACTGATAGCGGACGTTGCAGCAGGGTACCTCATGCAGAGGGGAATGATAGATAAGGTTATAATAGGCGCTGACCGTGTGGCAGAGGGTGGTGTGGCAAACAAGATAGGGTCACTCATGGTTGCACTCGCGGCAAAACGGTTCAATGTACCCTTTTATGTTGCAGCACCCCTCAGCACCTTTGACAGGGAAAATTCAATTTATGATGTTGAGATAGAGGAGAGGGGTGCTGAGGAGGTTCTCTATTATGGTGGCTGCAGGATAGCCCCTGAAAATACAGAGGCCATCAACCCCGCCTTTGACATAGTACCCTCTGATCTTATAGACGGCATCATAACAGAGGAGGGTATCGTGGATCCATTGTGA
- the dph5 gene encoding diphthine synthase, which yields MLYIIGLGLYDESDISVKGLKALKACNRVYAEFYTAILQGTSLSAIEELTGKNINILRREEIEEERIPLIEAEKSDVALLVPGDPLVATTHTELILDARRRGVETRVIHASSIISAAPGLAGLQAYKFGRIITIPFTSENYFPTSPYVNIRDNLERDSHSLVLLDIEAHKRRYMTANEGLEYLLMASEKLGDDAINEKTLAVVIARAGSERPLVRADAISSLLKEDFGNPLHCLVVPAGLHFIEAEYLVEVAGAPRSIVEGMII from the coding sequence ATGCTTTACATAATTGGACTTGGACTTTACGATGAAAGTGATATATCAGTTAAGGGGCTGAAGGCCTTAAAGGCCTGTAACCGGGTTTACGCCGAATTCTACACCGCAATCCTTCAGGGGACCAGTTTATCTGCAATTGAGGAGTTAACCGGTAAGAATATAAATATACTGCGCAGAGAGGAAATCGAGGAGGAAAGGATACCACTCATTGAGGCAGAAAAATCCGATGTGGCACTCCTTGTCCCGGGGGATCCCCTCGTTGCAACCACCCATACGGAACTGATCCTGGACGCAAGGAGGAGGGGTGTGGAGACAAGGGTCATTCATGCATCATCCATAATATCCGCTGCACCGGGCCTTGCAGGGCTGCAGGCCTACAAGTTCGGGAGGATAATTACAATACCGTTCACATCAGAGAATTACTTCCCAACCTCCCCCTACGTTAATATAAGGGATAACCTTGAGAGGGATTCACATTCACTGGTGCTCCTTGATATAGAGGCCCATAAAAGGAGGTACATGACTGCAAATGAGGGCCTTGAATACCTCCTCATGGCATCAGAGAAACTTGGTGATGACGCAATCAATGAAAAGACCCTGGCAGTTGTAATTGCAAGGGCCGGCTCTGAAAGGCCCCTGGTGAGGGCTGATGCAATATCATCACTTCTTAAGGAGGACTTTGGGAATCCACTTCACTGTCTTGTTGTCCCGGCGGGGCTCCACTTCATAGAGGCCGAGTACCTTGTTGAGGTTGCAGGCGCGCCCCGCTCCATTGTGGAGGGAATGATAATCTGA
- the nifB gene encoding FeMo cofactor biosynthesis protein NifB, giving the protein MPDQRQTRFAHITKAHPCFNEKLHDRVGRIHLPIAPRCNIHCKFCTRDISECEERPGVTARIMTAEDAVKHVEKVKKEMPISVIGVAGPGDALANEETFEFFKKASKKFPDLLKCLSTNGLLLPDKADELAEIGVNTVTVTVNAIDPDIGEKIYSFVIYRDKVYHGREAFEVLSRNQLEGIEKLAEKGIIVKVNSVLIPGLNDEHIVDIAREVKRRGASLMNVIPLIPMGEMKDYPRPTCEEIERVRNEVEKIIPVFRACTQCRADAYGIPGKKGADKHLDMTPASHY; this is encoded by the coding sequence ATGCCTGACCAGAGACAGACACGCTTTGCCCACATAACAAAGGCGCACCCCTGCTTCAATGAGAAACTGCATGACAGGGTTGGAAGGATCCACCTGCCCATCGCACCCCGCTGCAATATCCACTGCAAATTCTGCACAAGGGATATCAGCGAATGCGAAGAACGGCCTGGAGTCACTGCAAGGATCATGACAGCCGAGGATGCAGTAAAGCACGTTGAGAAGGTTAAGAAAGAGATGCCCATAAGTGTAATAGGGGTTGCAGGACCCGGCGATGCCCTTGCAAATGAGGAGACCTTCGAGTTCTTCAAAAAGGCCAGTAAGAAGTTCCCGGACCTCCTTAAATGCCTCAGCACCAATGGCCTGCTTCTCCCAGATAAGGCTGATGAACTGGCAGAGATTGGTGTTAACACTGTCACAGTAACCGTGAACGCCATTGACCCTGATATAGGTGAGAAGATATACTCCTTTGTGATCTACAGGGATAAGGTCTACCATGGAAGGGAGGCCTTCGAGGTTCTCTCAAGGAACCAGCTTGAGGGCATAGAGAAACTTGCAGAGAAGGGTATCATTGTTAAGGTCAACAGTGTACTCATACCTGGCCTCAACGATGAACACATAGTCGACATTGCAAGGGAGGTTAAAAGGAGGGGAGCCTCCCTCATGAACGTTATACCACTCATACCGATGGGTGAGATGAAGGACTACCCAAGGCCAACCTGTGAAGAGATCGAGAGGGTCCGCAACGAGGTTGAAAAGATAATACCCGTATTCAGGGCATGCACACAGTGCAGGGCAGACGCCTACGGCATTCCAGGCAAAAAGGGTGCCGACAAGCACCTTGACATGACACCCGCGAGCCACTACTGA
- a CDS encoding methanogenesis marker 5 protein yields MKIAIFPPNSLILADLVERRGHEPLVIQKEIRKKVTDPEIDSPPFNITEEDPIKGLKYAAIEVPSGVRGRMAILGPLIEEADAAIIMEEAPFGFGCIGCARTNELCVFQLRKKGIPTLELKYPTTREETIDVVNRINKFLDELEAQNG; encoded by the coding sequence TTGAAAATAGCGATATTTCCACCGAATTCACTTATACTTGCAGATCTTGTTGAAAGAAGGGGACATGAGCCCCTTGTAATCCAGAAGGAAATCAGAAAGAAGGTCACAGATCCTGAAATCGATTCACCACCCTTTAACATAACCGAGGAGGACCCAATAAAGGGCCTGAAGTACGCGGCAATAGAGGTTCCCTCAGGTGTGCGGGGGAGAATGGCAATCCTGGGACCCCTCATAGAGGAGGCGGATGCCGCCATAATAATGGAGGAGGCCCCCTTTGGTTTTGGATGCATAGGATGCGCAAGGACCAATGAACTCTGCGTATTCCAGCTCAGAAAGAAGGGCATACCCACACTTGAACTTAAATACCCCACAACAAGGGAAGAGACAATAGATGTAGTTAACAGGATAAACAAATTCCTGGACGAACTGGAGGCTCAAAATGGTTAA
- a CDS encoding methanogenesis marker 6 protein — protein MSGKEKNHEESTRMIILGPSSRLSSSELIQRLHLLGLPLTIKSTCYGALVHGDTETVMEAVRKIRSLDPANIFTKERGFPPGDPRRCRGHRGAAREGYHQLEKEFKLLGYVGEALERPQKAEPEKKEKVSVDEFRDVVERSLKSRQKT, from the coding sequence ATGTCCGGGAAAGAAAAAAACCATGAGGAATCAACAAGAATGATAATACTTGGGCCATCATCAAGGCTGAGCTCCTCTGAACTCATCCAGAGGCTCCACCTTCTTGGACTGCCACTGACCATAAAATCAACATGTTACGGTGCGCTGGTTCATGGGGACACAGAGACTGTGATGGAGGCTGTCAGGAAAATACGCAGCCTGGACCCGGCCAACATATTCACAAAGGAGAGGGGGTTCCCTCCTGGGGACCCCAGGCGATGCAGAGGACACAGAGGGGCAGCCAGGGAGGGTTACCATCAGCTTGAAAAGGAATTCAAACTACTCGGATACGTGGGTGAGGCCCTTGAAAGGCCCCAGAAGGCCGAACCCGAAAAAAAGGAGAAGGTTTCTGTTGATGAATTCCGCGATGTAGTTGAGAGGAGTCTGAAATCCAGACAGAAAACATAG
- a CDS encoding methanogenesis marker 17 protein, translating into MGINVECYDPRGAEVYEIIARQVLQDLQLVRAVDDLRIWVDPREPVFIIAVKTQRTSEPIYLEDMAEMEVDKATGAVHLRIRDETYLPQLLERLWETQGRGRVRQPSRFEVVVEDPISDIRGMTVHDPSMNLRKRVYDAIFRIIPEGFRVIRDLSEDNIIALVCTDEVLRDEWILKAREIIDDMR; encoded by the coding sequence ATGGGGATAAATGTTGAGTGCTACGACCCCAGGGGTGCAGAGGTCTATGAGATAATAGCCCGCCAGGTTCTACAGGATCTCCAGCTTGTAAGGGCGGTGGATGATCTGAGGATATGGGTTGATCCTCGAGAGCCGGTATTCATCATAGCGGTTAAGACACAGAGGACCTCTGAGCCGATTTACCTTGAGGACATGGCTGAGATGGAGGTGGATAAGGCCACCGGTGCAGTCCACCTGAGGATAAGGGATGAAACGTACCTTCCACAGTTACTTGAAAGGCTCTGGGAGACACAGGGACGTGGCAGGGTACGGCAGCCATCCCGCTTTGAGGTGGTGGTTGAGGACCCCATCTCTGATATCCGTGGAATGACGGTTCACGACCCCTCAATGAACCTCAGGAAGAGGGTATACGATGCAATATTCCGTATAATACCAGAGGGATTCCGGGTTATAAGGGACCTTTCAGAGGATAACATAATAGCCCTTGTATGTACCGATGAGGTGCTCAGGGATGAATGGATTTTAAAGGCCAGGGAGATAATAGACGATATGAGGTGA
- a CDS encoding class I SAM-dependent methyltransferase family protein — protein MKGLKVPKKNANDIIRILTERSLLNRDYRIKRDENHVYIPLIDTGVAGEFDDVEVIDDVFERSKRSPRSFTDMLKSRIPEDALASIRRSFDIIGDTVILEIPEELHEYRHAIGEAALKFTGRSAVYMKRSGVKGVTRTRELELIAGSPVSETIHREYGSRIKVDIRSVYFSPRLANEREIVARQVKEGEVVLDMFAGAGPFAVAVARHGKASRIYAVDINPAAVGYIRENARLNRAEDMIVPVEGDVREFLEDKECLADHVIMNLPGTACEFLDDAIRAVRDGGIIHYYEFSRDFETPVKCLKDAAAPFEVEILDRRRVKSRSPGVWHIGIDARIKKR, from the coding sequence ATGAAGGGTTTAAAGGTTCCAAAGAAGAACGCCAATGATATAATCAGGATTTTAACTGAGAGGTCTCTCCTGAACAGGGATTACAGGATAAAGAGGGATGAAAACCATGTTTACATACCCCTTATCGACACTGGGGTTGCAGGGGAATTTGATGATGTTGAGGTCATAGATGATGTGTTTGAGAGAAGTAAACGATCCCCGAGAAGTTTTACTGACATGCTGAAATCCAGGATCCCTGAGGATGCACTTGCATCCATCAGACGGTCCTTTGATATAATAGGTGATACCGTTATCCTTGAAATACCAGAGGAGCTCCATGAGTACAGGCATGCAATAGGTGAGGCTGCCCTGAAATTCACGGGGAGGAGTGCCGTTTACATGAAGAGGAGTGGGGTGAAGGGTGTTACAAGGACGAGGGAACTTGAACTCATTGCAGGTTCTCCTGTATCTGAAACCATCCATAGGGAGTACGGAAGCCGCATAAAGGTTGATATAAGGAGTGTGTACTTCAGCCCCCGCCTTGCCAATGAGAGGGAGATCGTTGCCAGACAGGTGAAGGAGGGGGAGGTTGTCCTTGACATGTTCGCAGGTGCCGGGCCCTTTGCAGTTGCAGTTGCAAGGCATGGGAAAGCATCAAGGATATATGCGGTTGACATAAACCCCGCTGCCGTTGGTTACATCAGAGAAAATGCCCGTCTGAACCGGGCAGAGGACATGATAGTCCCTGTTGAGGGCGATGTGAGGGAGTTCCTGGAGGATAAGGAGTGCCTTGCAGACCATGTGATCATGAACCTCCCGGGAACTGCCTGTGAATTTCTTGATGACGCCATCCGGGCTGTCAGGGATGGGGGCATCATACACTACTATGAATTTTCAAGGGACTTTGAAACCCCTGTGAAATGCCTGAAGGACGCCGCAGCGCCCTTTGAAGTGGAGATCCTGGATAGGAGAAGGGTGAAGTCAAGGAGTCCCGGTGTGTGGCATATTGGCATCGACGCCAGAATAAAAAAGAGGTGA
- a CDS encoding methanogenesis marker 2 protein, whose amino-acid sequence MDLDDIVHSLKNFEGVTRKRPIKNIVSILNDAYSVSGKTHLGYGDDASAIRIGDGKLLLLAADGIWGRLMEADPHWAGYCSVLVNVNDIAAMGGKPVGMVNVLSINSRDTCYSVMEGIREGAEKFGVPMVGGHVHPDTPYDALDVSIAGIASEDALITSCDAEPGDRVIVGIDLDGRPHPSFSLNWDTTTHKTPEEVQFQIEIMSVIAERKLVTAGKDISNPGTLGTLGMLLEASDVGAWVELESIPRNRSVKWEDWLRMYPGSGFVLTARPENVAECIELLESAGITASDAGEIISDRKLHLVHDNDERVLFDFERDIITGVMEEKI is encoded by the coding sequence TTGGATTTAGATGATATCGTCCATTCCCTTAAAAATTTTGAGGGTGTAACAAGAAAACGGCCAATAAAGAATATAGTTTCTATTCTTAATGATGCATACAGTGTCTCGGGAAAAACACATCTCGGTTACGGTGATGACGCATCGGCCATCAGGATCGGCGACGGAAAACTTCTTTTACTGGCAGCGGATGGAATATGGGGGCGGCTGATGGAGGCTGACCCCCACTGGGCCGGTTACTGTTCGGTACTTGTTAATGTTAACGATATTGCAGCCATGGGCGGCAAACCCGTGGGCATGGTCAATGTTCTCTCAATTAACTCACGGGATACCTGTTACAGTGTAATGGAGGGTATAAGGGAGGGGGCAGAGAAGTTTGGAGTCCCAATGGTGGGGGGCCACGTGCACCCTGACACACCCTACGATGCACTGGATGTTTCAATTGCAGGTATAGCATCTGAGGATGCGCTCATAACAAGCTGCGACGCAGAACCCGGCGATAGGGTTATAGTGGGCATAGATCTTGATGGAAGGCCACACCCATCATTTTCCCTGAACTGGGACACAACCACCCATAAAACACCTGAGGAGGTGCAGTTCCAGATTGAGATAATGTCGGTCATTGCAGAAAGAAAGCTGGTAACCGCAGGTAAGGATATAAGCAACCCCGGGACACTTGGAACACTGGGGATGCTGCTTGAGGCATCGGATGTGGGTGCATGGGTGGAACTGGAATCAATACCACGTAACAGATCAGTTAAGTGGGAGGACTGGCTTCGAATGTACCCTGGCTCAGGTTTTGTGCTGACAGCACGCCCAGAAAATGTTGCTGAATGTATTGAACTGCTCGAGTCTGCCGGAATAACCGCATCAGACGCCGGGGAGATAATATCCGACAGGAAACTCCACTTAGTCCATGATAATGATGAAAGGGTTCTCTTTGACTTTGAAAGGGACATCATAACAGGTGTGATGGAAGAAAAGATATGA
- a CDS encoding DUF2117 domain-containing protein, which translates to MRIGVVVHGPQIVDSGYAAELIDFLKKYGEVRARLGGTMGRTAVYDAHLEDVIDISEKRLPSESVDLFADEGADIVVIMNYGKSRITGHGFGYKVFQRSEKKPPVVQIERPGEPDGSVVAWKKEAEPFAEKLAHELELEMVDPEEVCREIFHGEPCGEQKPDRREYRRLVGVSENENIFVNGIVVGVSTSDDVTLVAEDGVISEIIGGKIKEHGVEKLGRVNLKDAVVKTGLLRRSEVRPRKVKVRENNKKKYRVSFLNHAAEDIYTLHDSDLVVTVGDDTTLVAADILYRFDVPIIGITDGDIDRVVKKGFKCADSIIIEFEGGWDDIVGERIHRELFRGKDTIETNDLETFKRDLLQIIDNIGASYTVRYT; encoded by the coding sequence ATGAGGATAGGCGTGGTTGTCCACGGACCGCAGATAGTTGACTCAGGATACGCAGCAGAACTCATAGATTTTCTAAAAAAATATGGGGAGGTCAGGGCAAGACTCGGGGGCACCATGGGGAGGACCGCGGTCTATGACGCCCACCTTGAGGATGTTATAGACATATCAGAGAAGAGGCTGCCAAGTGAATCGGTTGACCTCTTTGCAGATGAGGGCGCCGACATCGTTGTCATTATGAACTACGGAAAGTCCCGTATCACAGGGCACGGATTTGGATACAAGGTTTTCCAGAGATCAGAAAAAAAACCGCCAGTTGTTCAGATAGAAAGACCCGGTGAACCCGATGGGAGTGTTGTGGCCTGGAAGAAGGAGGCCGAGCCATTCGCAGAGAAACTGGCACATGAACTTGAACTAGAAATGGTGGATCCAGAGGAGGTATGCAGGGAGATCTTCCATGGAGAACCATGCGGTGAACAGAAACCTGACAGAAGGGAGTACAGGAGACTCGTGGGTGTCTCAGAGAATGAGAACATATTCGTAAATGGTATAGTTGTGGGGGTCTCAACATCAGACGACGTCACCCTTGTTGCAGAGGACGGAGTGATCAGTGAGATAATAGGGGGGAAGATAAAGGAACACGGTGTTGAAAAACTTGGAAGGGTTAACCTGAAGGATGCGGTTGTAAAGACGGGACTTCTCCGCCGCTCCGAGGTAAGACCCAGAAAGGTGAAGGTAAGGGAGAATAATAAAAAGAAGTACCGGGTTTCCTTCTTAAACCACGCTGCAGAGGATATATACACACTACATGACTCGGATCTTGTTGTCACGGTTGGAGATGACACAACGCTCGTGGCTGCAGACATACTCTACAGGTTCGATGTTCCCATAATAGGGATAACAGATGGGGATATAGATAGGGTGGTTAAAAAGGGCTTCAAATGCGCAGATTCCATCATAATAGAGTTTGAGGGGGGATGGGACGATATAGTCGGTGAAAGAATCCACAGGGAGCTCTTCAGGGGTAAAGACACCATTGAAACCAATGATTTGGAAACTTTTAAAAGGGATTTACTACAGATTATAGATAATATAGGTGCAAGCTACACCGTGAGATACACCTAA
- a CDS encoding DUF2111 domain-containing protein, with the protein MKITSSSTGEELKELGMCIHELVSRLPLTIRSREAKGLRIEDGKVIDDSYTGPVLEKVLESGEIARETPARGPYKGIPVVVVPLKEKGEVLCAVGIVDATKGLFTDMVEIARRPQEEDRGEFY; encoded by the coding sequence ATGAAAATAACTTCATCATCCACTGGAGAGGAACTCAAGGAACTTGGAATGTGTATACATGAACTTGTAAGTCGTCTTCCCCTCACAATAAGGAGCCGGGAAGCAAAGGGTCTTCGAATAGAGGACGGCAAGGTGATCGATGACAGCTACACTGGACCCGTACTTGAAAAGGTCCTTGAATCAGGGGAGATAGCAAGGGAGACACCTGCGAGGGGACCCTACAAGGGAATACCCGTGGTCGTGGTACCGCTGAAGGAGAAGGGCGAGGTACTCTGTGCAGTGGGAATAGTTGATGCCACAAAGGGTCTCTTCACGGACATGGTTGAAATAGCCAGAAGACCCCAGGAGGAAGACAGGGGGGAATTCTATTGA
- a CDS encoding methanogenesis marker 3 protein, whose amino-acid sequence MFVKVNGVEVELPEGATVRDAIDTTGAPYVEGALVGLISGTRELERTIDTYRIETTAGSILIELLPEEAPEIVETWREVYSNLENLRVRWTTPSEISMGPIKTELEPSRKEYFYDENEVIMSLSGFSPDSTHIIISRDPHSSVYGAPDENRGVFARVTGGIRTIERLTDRDVIRSVEPVVERKSIVESAAVTDLETPLEDGNQIFTHVKVKPSHESPQSVEHFFTMVEEGKLRVDYEANSFIGFYSLQGIKKDPEKIAKRDRGTVTLRNTGRGAGRVYIYREDRVSTPSHNLIGHVTDGMELVDIAGEGDHITVECEPGRIMTVSMTQKDAEEYLKGYGVEQIRDGIMADDAIVVAQDPPYTMDILKEGRVRTVGIEADKILEVELDPDAPRSSWYFRRLTGLIDTPIGSLKVHFAFPGMKVVMFEGDRSLAKGLVPEKTPENCVKKGSIGITNMSRRHIGMVGVRLEDNDEYGPTGEPFNGTNIIGRITEGLENVEKFKEGDTVYVRERKKP is encoded by the coding sequence ATGTTTGTTAAGGTTAATGGAGTGGAGGTTGAACTTCCAGAGGGGGCGACGGTGAGGGATGCCATTGATACTACAGGAGCCCCCTACGTGGAAGGCGCCCTTGTGGGTCTCATAAGCGGCACAAGGGAACTTGAAAGGACAATTGATACATACCGGATCGAGACAACAGCAGGAAGCATCCTGATTGAACTGCTCCCTGAGGAAGCACCTGAAATCGTTGAGACATGGAGGGAGGTCTACAGCAACCTTGAAAACCTCCGTGTAAGGTGGACAACTCCATCTGAGATTTCAATGGGACCCATAAAAACAGAACTGGAGCCGTCAAGGAAGGAATACTTCTACGACGAGAATGAGGTTATAATGAGTCTTTCAGGGTTCAGCCCGGATTCAACCCACATAATAATCTCCAGGGACCCCCATTCATCAGTATACGGCGCCCCCGATGAGAACAGAGGTGTTTTTGCAAGGGTAACCGGCGGCATAAGAACCATTGAGAGACTGACAGACCGCGACGTGATAAGGTCAGTTGAACCGGTGGTTGAGAGAAAAAGCATAGTTGAGAGCGCCGCGGTGACAGACCTTGAAACACCACTTGAGGATGGAAACCAGATATTCACCCACGTTAAGGTAAAACCATCCCACGAGTCCCCCCAGTCTGTTGAACACTTCTTCACAATGGTGGAGGAGGGGAAACTGAGGGTCGACTATGAGGCCAACTCATTCATAGGTTTCTACTCCCTCCAGGGAATAAAAAAGGATCCTGAAAAAATAGCAAAGAGAGACAGGGGTACTGTCACCCTTCGAAATACAGGAAGGGGTGCTGGAAGGGTTTACATATACAGGGAGGACAGGGTTTCGACACCATCCCACAACCTCATAGGACACGTTACAGATGGAATGGAACTGGTGGATATAGCAGGGGAAGGAGACCACATCACAGTGGAGTGCGAACCCGGCAGGATAATGACAGTATCCATGACCCAGAAGGATGCAGAGGAGTACCTTAAGGGTTACGGTGTTGAGCAGATAAGGGATGGGATAATGGCTGACGATGCAATCGTTGTGGCCCAGGACCCACCATACACCATGGACATACTTAAGGAAGGAAGGGTCAGAACAGTGGGCATAGAGGCGGATAAAATCCTGGAGGTTGAACTTGACCCTGATGCACCGAGATCCTCATGGTACTTCCGCAGACTCACAGGCCTCATCGACACACCCATAGGATCCCTCAAGGTACACTTCGCCTTCCCCGGCATGAAGGTGGTGATGTTTGAGGGTGACAGATCCCTGGCAAAGGGCCTTGTACCTGAGAAAACACCTGAAAACTGCGTTAAAAAGGGCAGCATTGGTATAACAAACATGTCAAGGAGACACATAGGTATGGTTGGTGTTAGACTCGAGGACAACGATGAATACGGCCCAACAGGGGAACCATTCAACGGCACCAACATAATAGGCAGAATCACAGAGGGCCTTGAAAATGTTGAAAAATTCAAAGAGGGGGATACGGTGTATGTCCGGGAAAGAAAAAAACCATGA